The bacterium DNA segment TGCTTCCGAGCAATTCCCCCTCGGCCCGTTTGATGCCCCGCCGCTCCTTCGGATCCATTTGGTCGTCCATGGAAAATCCCCCCTGCATGCCAGGAAAAAACGATCCGCGAAACCGATTCTAACGCGCACGCGCAAAAACGCCATCGAAAAACGCGCTTCGCGTGCGGCGGAACGATCCGGCCCTGTTGTTTTGGTCACGGTCAAACGGCGAAGGACCGATAAGACAGGTCGGGAATCCTTGAAACGGGAGCCCGCGCAAACTATGGTCGGTGCCAACCGCCGGTTTGCAGATTCCATGACGGCGCCATGTTCGCCAAAGGGAGAGGCCGCGTGCGGAAATTGTTGACGATCCTGGTCCTGGCCGGCTTTCTCGCGCCGGGGGCCGCCCTTGCGGAAACGACGTCGAAGTCGTGCAAGCGCGTGCTGCCGCAGCCGATCTTCGAGTTTTTCGGTGACGATCGGCGCGTCGCGGATTGCGACGACTACTTCTTCGAATTCGTCGATCTGGACGGCGAAAGCCGGGAAGAAATCATCGCCTACCAAAAGCGCTTTTCGTGCACCGGAACGCGCTGCGACGCCGAGATTTTCCAGAAACGCGACGGGCGCTGGCATAACGTCGGCACGCTGCCGGGCCGCTATGTCCTTCAGGATTCGCGGACAAACGCGTTTCTCGAGATCAAGGTCGGCGTCATGGGCGCGTTCGTGCTCTATACGTGGAACGGCGAACAATACGCGCCGCTGACTTTCGCCGACCGCGGCCGCGCGGTGAGCCGCGATGCCCCATCGTTCGACCCCTGGGATCCGCTGCCGTAAGGCTTGCGCTTCGATCGCAATTTTGCGATCATAAGTCGTGTTCCGCGTTGTCTTCTTCGAGGCGGATGGCGGTCGACTCCCGGTGCGGGAGTTTCTTGCGGATTTGCCGCAACCCGAAGCGCGGGCACGCCTGTTACGCGCGATTGAAAGACTTGGCGAGTTGGGCTTCCTGCCCGAACCGTTTACGAAGTCGATCGCGGGCAGCAGAAAACTTCGCGAACTGCGCGTCAATCATGGCGGCGATACCTATCGAATTTTTTACAGCCTCGTTTCGAACCGGAGGATCGTGCTTTTGCACGCTTTCAAGAAAAAGTCGCGCAAAACGCCCGCTATCGAAATCCGGGTGGCTCAAAAGCGTTTGACGCGTTTTATGGAGGTGGACGATGAGTAAACGAAGTCCGAATGACTTCGCGGAATTTTTGCGCGACGAGCTCAACGATCCGCAATTTGCAAAAGTCTATGAGGTAGAAAGTCAAAAAATCGATCTGGCAATCGAACTTGCCCGGATCCGCGAGAAAGCGGGACTAACGCAACGCGAATTGGCCAAGCGCGTCGGAACGACGCAGTCGGTCATCGCTCGAATGGAGAACCCCGAATATACGGGTTATTCGGTTCGCATGCTTCAGCGAATCGCGGCGGGACTCGGCACACGGGTCAAAATCGCGTTTGAGCCGGCCGGGAAATCGAAACGCGGCGAGGCGTCGTCGCGATAAGGTCGAACCTGGCAATTTTCGCTGGCCGCTGATCGGCACATACGTACATCCATCCCCAGCTTTTCCACAATTTCGACATTTAAACCGACGACAATAGCCGTCAAATTTGCGAAAAATCGCCTTGCGATTCTACAGAAATGTAG contains these protein-coding regions:
- a CDS encoding helix-turn-helix domain-containing protein; protein product: MRDELNDPQFAKVYEVESQKIDLAIELARIREKAGLTQRELAKRVGTTQSVIARMENPEYTGYSVRMLQRIAAGLGTRVKIAFEPAGKSKRGEASSR
- a CDS encoding type II toxin-antitoxin system RelE/ParE family toxin produces the protein MFRVVFFEADGGRLPVREFLADLPQPEARARLLRAIERLGELGFLPEPFTKSIAGSRKLRELRVNHGGDTYRIFYSLVSNRRIVLLHAFKKKSRKTPAIEIRVAQKRLTRFMEVDDE